Within Microterricola gilva, the genomic segment GGCGGCGATCGCATCGACGATCGACTGCCATTCCGCACCGGACATCGGCGAGACCGGTGATGGCTCGCTGGCGTCCTGAACGTCGATCTGCACGAGGGGATCGTGGATGGCGCGGCGCACGTGCCGCACCATCTCCGCGACGCTCGACCCGACGGCGACCCGCACGTTCACGGTGGCGACAGCGCGCTCGGCGAGCGCGTTGTGTGCCATGCTCCCGCTCAGTTGGGTGACGGCGGCGGTTGTGCGCACGAGGGCATTCGTCTCGTCGCTCATGCGCCCGAGCGCGGCGAGCAGCAGCGGACGGAACAGCCGCGGGTGCCGGAACACGGCGGAGAGCGCCCCGGAGGAATTCGCGCCGACGGTGCGGAGCATCTCGGCGATGGCCGGGTTGATGCTGCCGCGGAAGGGGCGCGCGTGCATGCGGGTGATCGCGCGGGCCAGCCGCAGCGTCGCCGTCATTCGCGGGGGAGTCGACGCGTGGCCGCCCTGCTGCTCGACGCTCAGCGTGAGGTGGGTGATGCCCTTCTCGCTGACGCCGATCATCGCACTCGGTCGCGTGAGGCCAGGCAGCACGCCGCGCACGATGGCGCCGCCCTCATCGAGCACGAGGCCGGGCCGGATGCCGCGGGCCCGCAACGTCTCCACGGTGGCGACCGCGCCACTGCCGCCGGTCTCCTCGTCGTGGCCGAAGCTCAGGTAAATGTCGTTGGCAGGGCTGAATCCGGCGTCGATCTGGGCTTCGACCGCCTCCATGATGGCGACGAGCGCGCCCTTGTCATCGAGGGTCCCTCTGCCCCAGATCATCCGGTCTGGGCCGTCACCGACGGTCACGGCGTCGAATGGCGGATGGGTCCAGCCCTCCGCGGTCGCGGCGACGACGTCGTAATGCGCCATCAGCACCATCGGGGCGGCATCCGAGGCCCCGCGCCACCGGAACAGCATGGAGTGCCCGGCGATCAGCTCGAGTTCGAGAGTGGCATGGGTGAGCGGGTAGAGCTCGGCGAGCAGCGCGCGGAACCGGTCGAAGGCCGCCCAATCCGTGTCGGCCGGGTCGGAGCGCGACATGGTGGGAATGCGAATCAGCTGTTGCAGGCGCGCCACCGAGGTGGAGGCGTCGAGCAGCTGACGTTCGCTCTGCGCCTCAACCACGGTTGTTGCTGAGCTCGAACACCTTCAGCAGCTCGGTCACGGCGGCGTCACGTTCCTCGCCGCCGGCCTCGAACTGATGCGTCACGTGGGTGCGCAGGTGGTTCTCGACGAGCAGCTTGTTCAACGAGCCGAGCGACTTCTGGATGGCGAGCGAGAGCGTGATGATGTCAACGCAGTAGTCCTCGTTCTCGATCATTTTCTCGAGCCCGCGCATCTGTCCTTCGAGAATGCGGGTGCGGTGCAGTGCGCGCTTCTTGATGTCTTCGATCACCCTGCAAGACTACCGCCGGATTCGATACCGGGGGCGGGTACGCGGCACCGCTACTGTTGGGGCATGAGGCGTCTCGTCATTCAGCTCGGCAGCGCCATGATCATGACCGCGCTGTTCCTCGCAACGGCGGTCGGGCCTGCACTCATCACCCAGCCGGCCACAGCATCAGACGAGCACGCCGTGGCCGCGCTTGGTCCGAAGCTGGGAGTCGATGACTTCCGTTTCGCCTCGCTCGATGCCGAGTACCTGCTCGGCCGCGACAGCGACGGCCGTTCGACCCTGGCCGTGACGGAGACACTGGTCGCCGTCTTCCCCGAGATCGATCAGAACCGCGGCATCCGTCGCGCCATCCCGCTCCGCTACGACGGCCACCCCACCGATGTCCGGGTGCTGAGCGTCACTGACGAGAACGGCGTCGCGCGCGGCTTCGAGCAGGAGAACGACGAGGACGACGAATTCCTGCTGGTGACGATCGCCGCTGACGGCTACGTGCACGGCGCGCAGAGCTACGTCATCCGCTACACCCAGAACAACGTCACCCTCGATCCGGACGACAGCGACGTCCAGGAGTTCTACTGGGACGTCAACGGCACCGGCTGGGCCCAGCCGTTCGACCGGGTGAACGCGGTCGTGACGATGGATGACGCACTCGGCGATGCGTTCACCGGCGACGTTGCCTGCTACCGCGGCCCGGAGGGGTCGACGACGCGGTGCGAACAGCTGGTGGTGGGCGAGAGTCTGCCGCCGGTGATCATGGTGGGCGCCGCCGATCTCGGGGCCTTCGAGAATCTCAGCGTGGCCATGGCGTTCGATCCGGGCACCTTTGTGCCGAGAGACGCGTCTCTCGCGGCATCGACACCTGGACTCATCGGGCTCGGCGCCGGAATCGTCAGCGTCGCCGGGCTGATCGCCGCGATCGTGGCCAGGCGCACCCGATGGCGCAGCGCGGCCGGGCGCGGGCTGGTCATCGCCGAGTACGAGTCGCCGCCCGGCGTCGACCCCCTGCTCGCCGCCGAGCTGCTCGGGGCCGAGACCAAGGGGGTCACGGCGACGATCCTCGACCTCGCCGTCAACGGCGCCGTGCGCATCATCGAGACCAAGAAGAAGCGTTTCGAGTTGGAGCTGCACGATCCCGCGCTCGTCACGGCTGAGGGCGCCCCCGTGCTCGCGGCGCTCTTCGGCGACAACGCGGCACCGGGCGCCAGGCGCAAGCTCGGCTCCAGTGACAGCGCGCTGGCCAGCGCGCTCGTCTCTGTCGGTCGCAGCACGCGTGCACGGTCGACGGCAGCGGGGTTCCGACGCCCGGTCGGTGTCGGCGGGCGCATCGCGCTCGCGGCGGTCGTGCTGATCACCGCGGTGGTCGCCGTCATCGGCAGCATCATCGCCCTGGACACGGACCGCGGCGGCGTGTGGCCCGTGTTCGTCATGCTCGCCTCGATCGTTGCGGCCGTCTTTGTGCTGATCCTGCTCATCGACGTCCGCCCCCTGACCAGGCAGGGCGCGATCGCCAAGGAACAGCTGCGCGGCCTCGAACTGTTCATCCGGCTCGCGGAGGCAGATCGACTGCGGATGCTGCAGAGCCCGAGCGGGGCGCTCCGCGACCCCGTGGCGAGCGGAGTGGCGACGGCCGGCGTGGCGCTGGCGGATGCCGGATCGCCCGGCCCGGTCTCGCCGGACCAGGTGCTCCGGCTGCACGAGAAGCTGCTGCCGTACTCGGTGCTGTTCGGGCAGGAGAAGGAATGGTCGGCGGAGCTCGCATCGCTCTACGAACGCGCTGGCACCGACCCGAGCTGGTACAGCGGGCGCAGCGGATTCAACGTCGCGGCGTTCTCGGCGGGCGTCGGCAGCTTCGCGACCGCGTCGAGCACGTCATGGTCCAGCTCCGGCTCGAGCTCTTCCAGCGGCGGCTCAGGGGGAGGCGGCTCCAGCGGCGGCGGTGGCGGCGGTGGCGGTGGAGGGGGCGTGTAGCTACTGCTCCGATCAGGCGAGTCGGTCGAAACAGCACACGCATCGGTGGCGATCGCTGAGCGTGCCTGATTGATGGCTGCCGCCTTTCATGACGCTGTGCGTCTTGCGTCTACGCTGGGGGGATGTCGAATCGCCCCGTCGCCCGCAAGGGGAACACCCCGGCCGCTCCCGAGTTCACCCGGCCGGCTCTCGCCCCCGGTCTCCTCGGTGCGATCGCCCTCATGGTCGGACTTGCCCTGCTCGACGTCGACGCCTTCACGATCGTGCGCTTCGTCGTCAGCATCCTCGCCCTGATCATCTGCGTCTTCGCGGTGCAGGGCAAGGCGTGGTGGTGGCTCATCGGCCTGGCACCGATCGCCGTGCTGTGGAACCCGATCATCGTCATCGAACTACACGGTCAGGGCTGGGTTTCGCTGCAGTTCGTCGCCGCACTCATCTTCATCGCAAGCGGAATTTTCATCAAGGTTCCGACTAAGGCGTGAAAATCCGCGCGGCGCAGTACACTGATACCGCGTCGGCAGACCCTGTCACCGCCTCGACCGTGCACGGCACGCTGCTTGGGGATGGGTTCGGCGCGTAGTTCGCGGGCATCACCGGGCAGCGACCGGTCGAGGGCGAACGCAGGCATCCGAGAGTTGGAGAACAATGCCCGAACAGCGACGCTCACGTCAGCGCACCCGCAGTCGTGACGACGAGGCGCCCATCATCCCGATCCTCGCCCGCAAGGTGCGCGAGGTCGAGGCCAAGGCGCAGGGCGGCAAGGTCGGGCCGACCAACCGCACCAAGTTCCAGGTGATCGCACTGCTGATGCGCGAGGAGCGCGCGCGTGTGAAGACCGACCCGGAGATCAGCGACGCCACCAGGGCCGAGCTGCTCAAGCGCCTCGACGGCATTGCGCAGATCCTGGCGAAGACCGCCGCCCGCGACACCAGCCTGATCACCCTGCTCGAGCCGGACGCCTCCGTCGGCGCGGTCGCGCAGCGGTTCCGTCGGGACTGGCTGCTCGAGTCCGGTGCGGAACTCACCCCGGATGAGCTCATCATCACGCGCGAGCCGGAAGCAGCGCCCGTGGTCCCCGAGAACCAGGTCATCCCGCAGTCGGTGAAGTCCCGCCAGCTCGCCAACCCGTTCCTCGCCCCCGACTTCTCGCGCGCTGCCGCCCCCGTTGTTCCGGTGCGCCGCCTCGCAAACTGGGAGCTGCTCAGCCCGCTGTTCAAGTCCTTCGAGTACGGATCCGGCGGGCAGGCGGCCACGATGGAGCTGCCGGAGGCGCCGAAGATCGACAGGCTCTCGCCCAAGGGCATGGAGCTGATGAAGCACCAGGCGCGCTTCGTCGAGAGCGTCCGCCAGGGGCACCGCACCTTCCTCCTGGCCGATGAGCCGGGACTCGGCAAGACGGCGCAGAGCGTGCTCGCGGCATCCGTCGCCGACGCCTACCCCCTGCTCGCCGTCGTGCCCAACGTCGTGAAGATGAACTGGGCCCGCGAGGTCGAGCGCTGGACGCCGCACCGCCGCGCAACGGTGATCCACGGTGACGGCGACACCCTCGACGCCTTCGCCGATGTCGTCATCGTCAACTACGACGTGCTCGACCGCCACCGCAGCTGGCTCGGCACCCTCGGCTTCCGCGGCATGGTCGTCGACGAGGCGCACTTCATCAAAAACCTGCAGTCGCAGCGCTCGAAGCACGTGCTCGCGCTCTCCGAACGCATCCGCCAAACCACGCCGGGCGGCAACCCCCTGCTGATGGCGCTCACCGGAACGCCGCTGATCAACGACGTCGACGACTTCCGCGCCATCTGGCAGTACCTCGGCTGGATCAACGGCGACAAGCCGGCTCCGGCGCTGCTGGCCAAGCTCGAGGAGTCCGGCCTGACACCGGCCGACATGGGCTTCTACGCCGAGGCGCGCGCCGCCGTCATCGACATGGGAATCGTGCGCCGCCGCAAGGTCGACGTCGCGACCGATCTGCCGGCCAAGCGCATCGCCGATCTGCCCGTCGAGCTCGACGACGACCTGGGCCGCTCCATCCGCCAGGCCGAGCGCGAGCTCGGCTACCGGCTGCGCGACCGTTTCCTGGCCCTCGTCTCCTCACGGGGTCTCAGCCTCGGCCAGCTCGACGAAGACCAGTTCGATGGCTTCGTGCGGGCCGTCGCCCACGCCGAGCTCGAGGAGTCGAAGGCCGCGAAGTCCGGCGACAACGTCTTCACGATGGTGCGCAAGATCGGCCAGGCCAAGGCGGCACTCGCCGCCGACTACGCGGCCCAGCTGGCCCGCTCCGTCGGCAAGGTCGTGTTCTTCGCCAAGCACATCGACGTCATGGATGCCGCGGAGGAGACCTTCGCCAAGCGTGAGCTGAAGAGCGTCTCGCTGCGCGGTGACCAGAGCGCCGTGGCCAGGCAGGCCGCGATCGACGCGTTCAACAACGATCCGGATGTCTCCGTCGCCGTGTGCTCGCTCACGGCCGCCGGCGTCGGCGTCAACCTGCAGGCAGCGTCCAACGTCGTGCTCGCCGAGCTCAGCTGGACGGCCGCGGAGCAGACGCAGGCCATCGACCGGGTGCACCGCATCGGCCAGGAGGAGCCCGTCACGGCGTGGCGCATCATCGCGGCGCACACCATCGACGCGAAGATCGCCGAGCTCATCGACAGCAAGCAGGGGCTCGCCGCGCGTGCCCTCGACGGCTCGGACGAGGAGGCCGTCGCGGCAGACTCGGTGCAGCAGAATGCGCTCGCGCACCTGCTGCGGCAGGCCATCGACGGTTCGTTGTAGACTCGCGAAACCGAGCGAAACGCCCCGATGATGCGGCGACGCGGCAGAGCCCTGCCGCGGAGCGAGTCGGAATCACAGCATGAGAAGCACAGAGGAGTCGTAGGGCGCATGAAGATCGGAATCTTGACGAGCGGTGGCGACTGCCCCGGATTGAACGCCGTGATCCGCGGAGCCGTGCTCAAGGGAGTCATCTCGCACGACACCGAGTTCGTCGGCTTCCGCTCCGGCTGGCGCGGCGTCGTCGAGGCCGACATCATGCCGATCACGCGCCATGACGTGCGCGGCCTCGCCAAGCAGGGTGGAACCATCCTCGGCTCCAGCCGCACCAACCCCTTCGAGGGCGAGGGCGGCGGGCCGGAGAACATCCAGCGCATGCTCGATGAGAACGGCATCGACGCCATCATCGCGATCGGCGGCGAGGGCACCCTCACCGCCGCACGCCGCCTGCACGACGAGGGCGGCATCAACGTCGTCGGCGTTCCCAAGACGATCGACAACGACCTGACCGCCACCGACTACTCCTTCGGCTTCGACACCGCCGTGGAGATCGCCACGGAGGCCATCGACCGCCTGCGCACCACCGCCGACTCGCACGGCCGCTGCATGGTGCTCGAGGTCATGGGCCGCCACGTCGGCTGGATCGCCCTGCACTCCGGCATGGCCGGCGGCGCGCACGCAATCCTCATCCCGGAGCAGCCGCAGTCCATCGATCAGATCTGCGAGTGGGTGGAGTCCGTGCGCGAGCGCGGCCGTGCCCCGCTCGTCGTCGTCGCCGAGGGCTTCACCCTCGAGGGCATGACCGAGGCGCACTCGCACAAGGGCCTGGACGCCTTCAACCGCCCGCGCCTCGGCGGCATCGCCGAGCTGCTCGCCCCGATGATCGAGGAGCGCACCGGCATCGAGTCCCGCGCGACCGTTCTCGGCCACATTCAGCGCGGCGGCGCCCCGAGCGCCTACGACCGGGTGCTGGCAACCCGTCTCGGCATGGCGGCCGTCGAGGCCGTCTACGAGCGCCAGTGGGGCTCCATGGTGTCCCTCCGGGGAACCGAGATCAAGACGGTCAGCATCGCCGAGGCAACGGGCGGGCTCAACACCGTGCCGCAGGACCGCTTCGACGAGGCCCGCATCCTCTTCGGCTAGGAACCCGGCCGTGTCGTCTGCTCCCGCCCTGCCAGAGGTCTGCGTCGTCTACCTGCTGCGCACCGACGAGCGCGGCGTCAGGCAGGTACTGCTCGGGCGCAAGAAGTTCGGCCTCGGCCAGGGCAACTTCGTCGGCCTCGGCGGCAAACTCGAGCCGGGGGAGACGCCGACGGATGCCGCGGTGCGCGAGGTCGCCGAGGAATCCGGCGTCGTCGTGCGGCCGGAGGATCTGCAAGCCCGCGGCAGGCTCAGCTACCACTTCCCGCACCGGGAATCGTGGAGCCAGGCGTCGCACGTGTTCGTGTGCGAACGGTGGGAGCGTCATCCAAGCGAATCGGATGAATTGAATCCTGAGTGGTTCGATCTGGACGCCGTTCCGTACGCGGAAATGTGGGATGACGCCCGCTTTTGGTTGCCGGCGGTGCTGCTGGGCGGAGGGGTCGACCGCAGCTTCACCTTCGGTGAAGACCTCGCAAGCGTCGTGGATGCGACACTCTCCGCCACTCCGCAATCTGACTGACCCAGACTCAGGTTGACCTCTGTCGATTCGGGTGTAAGTATCGACGTGGTGTTCCGCAGTTCTTCGATTTCGGCAAGCCATTCCTCGTGAATTTCCGGTGAACTCTCACCGACCTCCTCTTCCCCTAAAGAAAGACGCCGGTGGATATCACCCTGATCGTCGTGCTCGTCATCGCGCTTGCACTGTTTTTCGATTTCACTAACGGTTTTCATGACACCGCCAACGCGATGGCAACCCCCATCGCGACCGGTGCGATGAAGCCGAAGGTCGCGGTCACCGTCGCGGCCCTGTTGAACCTGGTCGGCGCATTCCTCTCCACCGAGGTCGCCCAGACGATTTCCGGCGGCATCATCAAAGAGGGTGATGACGGTGTCCTCATCACACCAGAGCTCATCTTCGCCGGCCTCATCGGCGCGATCGTGTGGAACATGTTCACGTGGCTGCTCGGCCTTCCGTCGAGCTCCAGCCACGCACTCTTCGGTGGCCTGATCGGCGCTGCCCTCGTCGGCTTCGGGACCGGAGCGATCGACTTCGCGGTCCTCACCTCGAAGGTGATCCTGCCCGCGCTGCTCGCCCCGCTGACGGCGGGCCTCATCGCCTATCTGGCGACCAAGATCGCCTACGCCGTGACGCGACG encodes:
- a CDS encoding M20/M25/M40 family metallo-hydrolase translates to MVEAQSERQLLDASTSVARLQQLIRIPTMSRSDPADTDWAAFDRFRALLAELYPLTHATLELELIAGHSMLFRWRGASDAAPMVLMAHYDVVAATAEGWTHPPFDAVTVGDGPDRMIWGRGTLDDKGALVAIMEAVEAQIDAGFSPANDIYLSFGHDEETGGSGAVATVETLRARGIRPGLVLDEGGAIVRGVLPGLTRPSAMIGVSEKGITHLTLSVEQQGGHASTPPRMTATLRLARAITRMHARPFRGSINPAIAEMLRTVGANSSGALSAVFRHPRLFRPLLLAALGRMSDETNALVRTTAAVTQLSGSMAHNALAERAVATVNVRVAVGSSVAEMVRHVRRAIHDPLVQIDVQDASEPSPVSPMSGAEWQSIVDAIAAIDSEVLATPYVQTGASDSRRFTAICDAVYRFTPFEMTAEQRATLHAANEHMHVDTWVRGIGFYRHLIAAR
- a CDS encoding metal-sensitive transcriptional regulator is translated as MIEDIKKRALHRTRILEGQMRGLEKMIENEDYCVDIITLSLAIQKSLGSLNKLLVENHLRTHVTHQFEAGGEERDAAVTELLKVFELSNNRG
- a CDS encoding DUF2207 domain-containing protein — encoded protein: MRRLVIQLGSAMIMTALFLATAVGPALITQPATASDEHAVAALGPKLGVDDFRFASLDAEYLLGRDSDGRSTLAVTETLVAVFPEIDQNRGIRRAIPLRYDGHPTDVRVLSVTDENGVARGFEQENDEDDEFLLVTIAADGYVHGAQSYVIRYTQNNVTLDPDDSDVQEFYWDVNGTGWAQPFDRVNAVVTMDDALGDAFTGDVACYRGPEGSTTRCEQLVVGESLPPVIMVGAADLGAFENLSVAMAFDPGTFVPRDASLAASTPGLIGLGAGIVSVAGLIAAIVARRTRWRSAAGRGLVIAEYESPPGVDPLLAAELLGAETKGVTATILDLAVNGAVRIIETKKKRFELELHDPALVTAEGAPVLAALFGDNAAPGARRKLGSSDSALASALVSVGRSTRARSTAAGFRRPVGVGGRIALAAVVLITAVVAVIGSIIALDTDRGGVWPVFVMLASIVAAVFVLILLIDVRPLTRQGAIAKEQLRGLELFIRLAEADRLRMLQSPSGALRDPVASGVATAGVALADAGSPGPVSPDQVLRLHEKLLPYSVLFGQEKEWSAELASLYERAGTDPSWYSGRSGFNVAAFSAGVGSFATASSTSWSSSGSSSSSGGSGGGGSSGGGGGGGGGGGV
- a CDS encoding DUF6804 family protein; translation: MSNRPVARKGNTPAAPEFTRPALAPGLLGAIALMVGLALLDVDAFTIVRFVVSILALIICVFAVQGKAWWWLIGLAPIAVLWNPIIVIELHGQGWVSLQFVAALIFIASGIFIKVPTKA
- a CDS encoding DEAD/DEAH box helicase, with the translated sequence MPEQRRSRQRTRSRDDEAPIIPILARKVREVEAKAQGGKVGPTNRTKFQVIALLMREERARVKTDPEISDATRAELLKRLDGIAQILAKTAARDTSLITLLEPDASVGAVAQRFRRDWLLESGAELTPDELIITREPEAAPVVPENQVIPQSVKSRQLANPFLAPDFSRAAAPVVPVRRLANWELLSPLFKSFEYGSGGQAATMELPEAPKIDRLSPKGMELMKHQARFVESVRQGHRTFLLADEPGLGKTAQSVLAASVADAYPLLAVVPNVVKMNWAREVERWTPHRRATVIHGDGDTLDAFADVVIVNYDVLDRHRSWLGTLGFRGMVVDEAHFIKNLQSQRSKHVLALSERIRQTTPGGNPLLMALTGTPLINDVDDFRAIWQYLGWINGDKPAPALLAKLEESGLTPADMGFYAEARAAVIDMGIVRRRKVDVATDLPAKRIADLPVELDDDLGRSIRQAERELGYRLRDRFLALVSSRGLSLGQLDEDQFDGFVRAVAHAELEESKAAKSGDNVFTMVRKIGQAKAALAADYAAQLARSVGKVVFFAKHIDVMDAAEETFAKRELKSVSLRGDQSAVARQAAIDAFNNDPDVSVAVCSLTAAGVGVNLQAASNVVLAELSWTAAEQTQAIDRVHRIGQEEPVTAWRIIAAHTIDAKIAELIDSKQGLAARALDGSDEEAVAADSVQQNALAHLLRQAIDGSL
- a CDS encoding 6-phosphofructokinase produces the protein MKIGILTSGGDCPGLNAVIRGAVLKGVISHDTEFVGFRSGWRGVVEADIMPITRHDVRGLAKQGGTILGSSRTNPFEGEGGGPENIQRMLDENGIDAIIAIGGEGTLTAARRLHDEGGINVVGVPKTIDNDLTATDYSFGFDTAVEIATEAIDRLRTTADSHGRCMVLEVMGRHVGWIALHSGMAGGAHAILIPEQPQSIDQICEWVESVRERGRAPLVVVAEGFTLEGMTEAHSHKGLDAFNRPRLGGIAELLAPMIEERTGIESRATVLGHIQRGGAPSAYDRVLATRLGMAAVEAVYERQWGSMVSLRGTEIKTVSIAEATGGLNTVPQDRFDEARILFG
- a CDS encoding 8-oxo-dGTP diphosphatase, which encodes MSSAPALPEVCVVYLLRTDERGVRQVLLGRKKFGLGQGNFVGLGGKLEPGETPTDAAVREVAEESGVVVRPEDLQARGRLSYHFPHRESWSQASHVFVCERWERHPSESDELNPEWFDLDAVPYAEMWDDARFWLPAVLLGGGVDRSFTFGEDLASVVDATLSATPQSD